A genomic segment from Rhodopirellula islandica encodes:
- a CDS encoding EAL domain-containing protein, whose translation MITPSQPQSQWVLTEYGSGNQQRRTIKVPNRIATVGRTDDADVCIAVSSVSKQHAKIWVDEDGLHVEDLGSTNGTHHNGRPVRQASLVEGDLLQFANAVFRVGCQQEELPDGTLEEGLIPWAQTLLTFERLLSQRAVVPHYQPIITMDRLSTPGYEVLARSDLPELKSPAAMFEIAERLGQNAALSEMMREEASRLLMTANKTDSKIFLNTHPDELATERLLTSLAELRDRYPSLAFVIEIHEGAVTEVEQMRSLREQLAHLGMQLSYDDFGAGQGRLLELVEVPPDILKFDMQLIRDIDQASASRQDLLRSLIRIAQDTGSITLAEGVETEAEHETCVQLGFELGQGFLYGRPATVDHVH comes from the coding sequence ATGATCACTCCCTCACAACCTCAAAGTCAGTGGGTGCTGACGGAGTACGGCAGCGGGAACCAGCAGCGTCGCACGATCAAGGTTCCCAACCGAATCGCAACCGTCGGACGCACCGACGATGCGGACGTGTGCATTGCCGTGTCATCCGTATCCAAACAACATGCAAAAATCTGGGTCGACGAGGATGGGTTGCACGTCGAGGATCTGGGCAGCACCAATGGGACCCATCACAACGGCCGTCCGGTGCGACAGGCGTCGTTGGTGGAAGGTGATTTGTTGCAGTTCGCCAATGCCGTTTTCCGTGTGGGATGCCAGCAAGAAGAGTTACCAGATGGAACGCTGGAAGAAGGCCTGATCCCATGGGCACAAACGCTGCTGACGTTCGAGCGTTTGCTATCGCAACGAGCGGTGGTGCCGCACTATCAACCCATCATCACGATGGATCGGTTGTCCACCCCAGGTTACGAGGTTCTCGCGCGAAGCGACTTGCCTGAACTCAAGAGCCCCGCCGCGATGTTCGAAATCGCGGAGCGTTTGGGTCAGAATGCAGCACTCAGCGAAATGATGCGTGAGGAGGCGTCGCGGTTGTTGATGACCGCGAATAAAACCGATTCCAAAATCTTCCTCAACACGCACCCGGATGAACTCGCAACCGAACGTCTGCTCACGTCCCTTGCCGAACTTCGTGACCGGTACCCTTCCCTCGCATTTGTGATTGAAATCCACGAAGGCGCGGTCACCGAAGTCGAACAGATGCGTTCACTTCGCGAGCAATTGGCGCATCTCGGCATGCAGCTTTCCTATGACGACTTTGGCGCGGGACAGGGACGCCTGTTGGAGTTGGTGGAAGTGCCGCCAGACATACTCAAGTTCGACATGCAGTTGATCCGAGACATTGACCAAGCGTCAGCGAGCCGGCAAGACCTGTTGAGATCACTCATCCGAATTGCCCAAGACACGGGATCCATCACACTGGCGGAAGGGGTTGAAACGGAAGCCGAGCACGAAACCTGCGTCCAACTTGGATTTGAACTTGGACAAGGTTTTCTGTACGGGCGTCCGGCGACCGTTGACCATGTCCACTGA
- a CDS encoding protein kinase domain-containing protein has protein sequence MLSDATLDVQIASTPLRMISAGADGEILVDDGGFEWRILNQASPERVQQITLQSSLFPLVNHPCIRSVIPSHADNGVLELKLTIPDGLDPIKDRLSNRASELGLLARLRISTQLVDACAEAHRVGLYQGGFHASTILVSVANEKSDASIHIDFTATDCTDEDRNTDHSIEGDLNGLRDLLAWLLDDISDTELPGEVSKYLRGRQRAILKQWLHKSDDQPAPSLGQWKSVFAPFAIEVENDASVDTTGVIQAPFMPIGTGSTSRWTKDAAGGIRVTEVPQQLGRFQIQELIGEGGMGSVYRAIDLSNNETIAIKVLRNAGKDVAHAIRRFRKEARLLGNVQNDHITQFIDVGEDAGLHYFAMEFVDGIDLKTWLEERPGLTESEALQIAADLSRALVDAHSQEVIHRDIKPENILLKRRPEVTSQPSDVTLVQRPFSDFTLKLTDFGIARHVHQSQSMEVTQAGSVLGTPKYMSPEQCKSSDELDPTTDVYSIGITLFELLTGSVPYQADEFMKLAAMHCFDPIPSVQKRNATISESANRIVQRALAKDPTQRYGDASQLLTDLQRLLRGDPADVQAHPRLPADHTEKKLWEKTASWQLESDAPSLWPLVSNTERLNEAIGLPAVDYRTEKDPKLGLRKFGSFSLSGVKVSWEEHPFEWIEGQRMGILREFDSGPFKWFMSVVTLEPHPNGRTRLSHQIKIEPRNFLGRVLTTVEADWKGFRNLDKVYRRMDRSLRGKLTTKQGSDAFTDTPKMTRSQLLRLNQRLNQLKEAGVRPEVANCLGQVVREWSPQELGSLRPLVIADRLKIPSSEMIDACLLAADAGILNLHWDVLCPTCRVSANNTQQLAEIESHTHCEACDMDFQSNLAGAIEMVFQTHPEIRQVNTGQYCIGGPEHSPHVVVQLRIEAGECLQLPIDLPPGDYLLRGPRIPNTQSLRVQSTSAPSTWDGELSRLGTSHYIPKLRAGRQVLTLHNDLETLQVIRIERMIPRGDVVTAAAAAANPMFRKLFPHQQFAGNNPILTETMTFLATSINNIDELYTSLGDSEAYSAVHGHHAILERCVAGSGGTLVKTIGEKSLASFATRENAIIAAERIRAEWMESKLAEVWLGIGVHSGPTLMTTQNNQLDYFGSTVRAVTMLPELAGNATLLTEPIYADRSLAGCLPTLNDEIESVDLPGSPETRIKRLAFPLAGSLS, from the coding sequence ATGCTTAGCGATGCCACTCTCGACGTCCAGATCGCTTCCACCCCGCTTCGGATGATTTCCGCTGGGGCAGATGGGGAGATCCTCGTCGATGATGGTGGATTCGAATGGCGCATTCTTAACCAAGCCAGCCCCGAACGCGTCCAACAGATCACGCTGCAGTCCAGCCTGTTCCCACTGGTCAATCACCCGTGCATTCGGTCGGTGATTCCGTCGCACGCTGACAACGGCGTCTTGGAACTCAAGCTCACCATCCCTGATGGACTGGACCCGATCAAGGATCGGCTTTCCAACCGAGCGAGTGAACTAGGACTTCTGGCGAGACTTCGCATCTCGACCCAACTGGTGGACGCTTGCGCCGAGGCCCATCGCGTCGGTTTGTATCAAGGTGGATTTCATGCTTCCACGATTCTGGTGTCCGTTGCCAACGAAAAATCCGACGCATCCATCCACATCGATTTCACTGCGACCGATTGCACGGATGAAGATCGAAACACAGATCACTCCATCGAAGGTGATCTGAACGGCCTGCGAGATTTGTTGGCGTGGTTGCTGGATGATATCTCCGACACCGAACTCCCGGGTGAAGTTTCCAAGTATCTCCGCGGTCGACAACGAGCCATCCTCAAGCAGTGGCTACACAAGTCGGACGACCAACCTGCGCCTTCGCTCGGCCAATGGAAGTCCGTCTTTGCCCCCTTCGCAATCGAGGTAGAGAACGATGCGTCGGTCGACACCACCGGGGTGATCCAAGCCCCATTCATGCCCATCGGAACAGGCAGCACCAGTCGGTGGACCAAGGATGCTGCTGGCGGCATTCGAGTCACGGAGGTTCCCCAGCAATTGGGACGCTTTCAAATTCAAGAGTTGATTGGCGAAGGTGGCATGGGTTCGGTGTACCGAGCCATTGATCTTTCCAACAATGAAACAATCGCGATCAAAGTCCTGCGAAACGCCGGAAAGGACGTTGCGCATGCGATCCGGCGGTTTCGCAAAGAAGCCCGTTTGCTCGGCAACGTCCAAAATGACCACATCACTCAGTTCATCGATGTGGGTGAGGACGCCGGCCTGCACTACTTTGCGATGGAGTTCGTCGATGGAATCGACCTGAAGACATGGCTCGAGGAGCGGCCCGGATTGACTGAATCAGAAGCCCTTCAAATCGCAGCGGATTTGTCGCGAGCCTTGGTGGACGCTCACTCGCAAGAAGTCATCCATCGTGACATCAAACCAGAGAACATCCTGCTGAAGCGAAGGCCAGAGGTGACATCGCAACCAAGCGATGTCACCCTGGTACAACGCCCATTCAGTGACTTCACTCTCAAATTGACGGACTTTGGGATTGCGAGACACGTCCATCAATCCCAATCCATGGAAGTGACTCAGGCGGGTTCGGTCCTTGGCACGCCCAAGTACATGTCACCCGAACAGTGCAAGTCGTCTGACGAATTGGATCCCACCACCGACGTTTACTCGATCGGCATCACCTTGTTCGAGCTGCTGACCGGGAGCGTTCCCTATCAAGCCGATGAATTCATGAAGCTTGCCGCAATGCACTGCTTCGATCCGATTCCATCCGTTCAGAAACGCAACGCGACGATCAGCGAATCAGCCAACCGAATTGTTCAACGAGCATTGGCAAAGGACCCGACTCAGCGTTACGGCGATGCATCCCAACTGCTGACGGACCTCCAGCGATTGCTGCGAGGCGATCCCGCCGACGTGCAAGCTCACCCTCGTCTACCCGCTGACCACACTGAAAAGAAGCTTTGGGAGAAGACCGCGTCCTGGCAACTTGAAAGTGACGCCCCCTCTTTGTGGCCGCTCGTATCAAACACCGAGCGTCTTAATGAAGCCATCGGATTGCCGGCAGTCGACTACCGAACCGAGAAGGACCCCAAACTCGGACTGCGAAAGTTCGGTTCCTTCTCGCTCAGTGGCGTCAAGGTTTCATGGGAGGAGCACCCGTTCGAATGGATCGAAGGACAACGAATGGGCATTCTTCGCGAATTCGACTCGGGGCCTTTCAAGTGGTTCATGAGTGTCGTCACCCTCGAACCACATCCCAATGGCAGAACCCGCCTTTCTCACCAAATCAAAATTGAGCCACGCAATTTCCTGGGACGTGTTCTGACGACCGTCGAGGCGGACTGGAAGGGATTCCGAAATCTCGACAAGGTTTATCGGCGAATGGATCGTTCGCTGCGAGGCAAATTGACAACCAAGCAAGGCAGTGACGCGTTCACCGACACACCGAAGATGACGCGTTCACAGTTGCTCCGCCTGAACCAGAGACTGAACCAGCTGAAGGAAGCGGGCGTGCGTCCTGAAGTTGCCAATTGCTTGGGACAAGTCGTCCGGGAATGGTCCCCGCAAGAGCTCGGCTCACTACGTCCACTGGTGATCGCCGATCGACTCAAGATCCCAAGCAGCGAGATGATCGACGCTTGTCTTTTGGCAGCCGACGCGGGGATCCTGAACCTCCACTGGGACGTCCTCTGCCCAACCTGCCGAGTCTCGGCCAACAACACGCAACAGCTCGCCGAGATTGAATCCCACACGCACTGCGAAGCCTGTGACATGGACTTCCAATCGAACTTGGCCGGTGCAATCGAGATGGTGTTTCAAACCCATCCTGAAATCCGCCAAGTCAACACGGGACAGTACTGCATCGGTGGTCCGGAACACTCACCTCACGTGGTCGTTCAACTTCGCATCGAAGCCGGTGAATGCTTGCAGTTGCCGATAGACTTGCCCCCAGGAGACTACCTCCTTCGAGGACCGCGCATTCCGAACACGCAGAGCCTTCGTGTCCAATCGACCTCGGCTCCTTCCACTTGGGACGGAGAACTCTCCCGTCTAGGAACCAGCCACTACATCCCCAAACTCCGTGCTGGCCGCCAGGTGCTGACACTGCACAACGATTTGGAAACGCTTCAAGTCATCCGGATCGAACGCATGATCCCTCGCGGCGATGTGGTGACCGCCGCGGCCGCGGCAGCAAATCCAATGTTCCGAAAACTTTTTCCTCACCAACAATTTGCGGGCAACAACCCAATCCTCACCGAAACGATGACGTTCTTGGCGACATCCATCAACAACATCGACGAACTGTACACTTCGCTGGGAGACTCCGAGGCCTATTCGGCAGTGCATGGCCACCATGCGATTTTGGAACGATGCGTTGCAGGGTCAGGGGGCACACTCGTCAAAACAATCGGTGAAAAATCGTTGGCTTCATTTGCGACTCGCGAGAACGCAATCATCGCAGCGGAGCGCATTCGGGCTGAGTGGATGGAATCGAAACTCGCAGAGGTGTGGCTGGGAATCGGCGTGCACAGCGGCCCCACCTTGATGACGACTCAAAACAATCAACTGGACTATTTCGGCAGCACAGTACGCGCCGTCACGATGCTTCCCGAACTTGCCGGCAATGCGACTTTGCTGACCGAGCCCATTTATGCGGATCGCAGTTTGGCAGGTTGCCTGCCCACACTGAACGACGAAATCGAGTCGGTGGATCTACCTGGGAGCCCAGAAACTCGAATCAAACGCCTTGCCTTCCCTCTTGCAGGTAGCTTGTCATGA
- a CDS encoding baeRF3 domain-containing protein, whose amino-acid sequence MIAFPTKPQLIELLEHEQGECVSILMGTYQSGRDTNQNSIRFKNLVRQASDEARKQNSPLLPKLEELANLSRSSTFWQHQAAGLAIYVSENFEERVLLSHDPGESVSIGPEFNVRPIASVACGETNLMTLALSWERARLFRSNGHTTMEIEDEIFPLTMDELVTARDPEKQLQYSSHESFGGGGSETVMYHGHGNGEDKIKADRRAYLSRVGEHVSKRLYNTDQQLVVIATEEVAGHFDAATESLELAQCIHVSPDGLTDSQLDARITAFAKEHNQHNDDVIVNRLGSAMADDQGSDDLKEVVLAATEGRVDTLLLGQDQPILGRCDATSHQVTLDEEGNDLLNTAVRHTLKSGGTVRRLQDNSSTHPLAAVFRY is encoded by the coding sequence GTGATCGCTTTTCCAACCAAACCGCAACTGATTGAACTCTTGGAGCACGAACAGGGGGAATGCGTTTCCATTTTGATGGGCACCTACCAGTCAGGTCGCGACACCAACCAGAACTCCATTCGGTTCAAAAACTTGGTCCGACAGGCATCCGATGAAGCGCGAAAGCAGAACAGCCCGCTGCTTCCCAAACTGGAAGAACTGGCAAATCTTTCTCGCAGCTCAACGTTCTGGCAACATCAAGCCGCTGGGTTGGCGATCTACGTCAGCGAGAATTTCGAAGAGCGAGTCTTGTTGAGCCATGACCCCGGGGAGTCCGTCTCGATCGGCCCGGAGTTCAACGTGCGCCCGATCGCCAGCGTCGCATGCGGCGAAACAAACCTGATGACACTGGCTCTCTCCTGGGAGCGTGCTCGTTTGTTCCGTTCCAATGGTCACACGACGATGGAGATCGAAGACGAAATCTTCCCGCTGACGATGGACGAGTTGGTGACCGCTCGCGACCCTGAAAAGCAACTTCAGTATTCGTCGCACGAATCCTTCGGAGGTGGCGGTTCCGAAACCGTGATGTACCACGGGCATGGCAACGGGGAAGACAAAATCAAGGCGGATCGCCGTGCGTACCTCTCTCGTGTCGGTGAGCACGTCTCGAAACGTCTCTACAACACCGACCAACAACTCGTTGTGATCGCAACGGAAGAGGTGGCTGGCCACTTTGATGCAGCAACCGAATCGCTTGAACTGGCCCAGTGCATTCATGTCAGTCCAGATGGATTGACGGACTCCCAACTGGACGCACGCATCACCGCTTTTGCGAAAGAGCACAATCAACACAACGACGACGTGATTGTGAATCGATTGGGCTCGGCGATGGCGGACGACCAAGGTTCCGATGACTTGAAGGAGGTGGTGCTGGCTGCCACGGAGGGCCGAGTGGACACCTTGCTGCTCGGACAAGACCAACCAATCCTTGGACGATGCGATGCAACCAGCCACCAGGTCACTCTCGATGAGGAAGGGAACGATCTGCTCAACACTGCCGTTCGTCATACCCTGAAGTCAGGCGGAACGGTCCGTCGGCTGCAGGACAATTCTTCCACTCACCCGCTGGCCGCCGTTTTCCGCTATTGA
- a CDS encoding DUF1501 domain-containing protein gives MSRSEFPCEDWNSLTQSPLMSSVLQQRMQHLTRRSLFSSAAAGLGAAALASMPGMARAVDSQPVSLDAPPAGPSGTGVPGQPGLPHHEPAAKRAIYLFMSGAPSQMDMWDHKPQMADWFDKDLPESIRQGQRLTTMTSGQSRFPIAPSIYQFSPHGANGTMASELIPHMAKKVDEIALVKSMYTEAINHDPAITYICTGNQLPGKASLGSWLSYGLGTENEDLPAFLVMTASWTGRKQAQALYNRLWGSGYLPSKYQGVALRSAGDPVLYLSNPAGIDPGVRRRMLDTLEELNRNTLDRWHDPETEARIAQYEMAFKMQTSVPELTDLSDEPQHVLDLYGPDVTNPGTFANCCLMARRMAERGVRFTQIFHRGWDQHGALPKDLPNQCRDTDQPSAGLLTDLKQRGLLDDTLVVWGGEFGRTIYCQGALTKTNYGRDHHPKCFSIWMAGAGIKQGVVHGETDEFSYNIVRDGVHIRDLNATILNQMGIDHERFTYPFQGLDQRLTGVEEARVVRELLA, from the coding sequence ATGAGTCGCTCTGAATTTCCCTGCGAAGACTGGAACTCGCTGACGCAATCACCATTGATGTCGTCCGTCCTGCAGCAACGCATGCAACACCTGACCCGCCGGTCGTTGTTTTCAAGCGCCGCGGCGGGACTCGGTGCCGCCGCCCTGGCCTCGATGCCAGGGATGGCTCGCGCCGTCGACAGCCAACCAGTTTCGCTGGACGCTCCTCCCGCCGGCCCCTCAGGCACCGGCGTCCCCGGGCAACCTGGATTGCCACACCACGAACCGGCCGCCAAACGAGCCATCTACTTGTTCATGTCGGGTGCCCCCAGCCAAATGGACATGTGGGATCACAAACCACAGATGGCCGATTGGTTTGACAAAGACTTGCCCGAATCCATTCGGCAGGGACAACGCTTGACGACGATGACGAGCGGCCAGTCCCGCTTTCCGATCGCACCGAGCATTTATCAATTCAGCCCGCACGGTGCCAACGGCACGATGGCCAGCGAACTGATCCCGCACATGGCCAAGAAGGTCGACGAGATCGCCCTGGTCAAATCGATGTACACCGAGGCGATCAATCACGATCCCGCGATCACTTACATCTGCACCGGCAATCAGTTGCCCGGCAAAGCGTCCTTGGGATCGTGGCTGAGCTACGGGCTGGGGACCGAAAACGAAGACCTGCCTGCGTTCCTGGTGATGACCGCGTCATGGACCGGGCGCAAACAAGCCCAAGCGCTTTACAACCGCCTCTGGGGAAGCGGGTACCTGCCCAGCAAGTACCAAGGCGTCGCACTGCGAAGTGCAGGTGATCCCGTGCTCTATCTTTCCAACCCCGCCGGCATCGATCCCGGTGTCAGACGTCGGATGCTCGACACACTGGAAGAACTCAATCGCAACACGCTCGACCGCTGGCATGATCCTGAAACCGAAGCCCGGATCGCACAGTACGAAATGGCGTTCAAGATGCAAACCAGCGTTCCTGAACTCACCGACTTGAGCGATGAACCGCAACACGTGCTCGATCTCTACGGTCCCGACGTCACCAACCCCGGCACCTTTGCGAACTGTTGCTTGATGGCACGCCGGATGGCCGAGCGGGGTGTTCGCTTCACTCAAATTTTCCATCGCGGCTGGGACCAACACGGGGCCTTGCCGAAGGATCTGCCCAACCAATGCCGCGACACCGACCAACCTTCCGCGGGCCTGCTCACCGACCTGAAACAACGCGGACTGCTCGATGACACATTGGTGGTCTGGGGCGGCGAATTTGGCCGCACCATTTATTGCCAAGGTGCGTTGACCAAAACCAACTATGGCCGAGACCACCACCCGAAGTGTTTCTCGATCTGGATGGCCGGCGCCGGAATCAAGCAAGGCGTGGTGCACGGTGAGACGGACGAGTTCAGCTACAACATTGTTCGCGACGGAGTTCACATCCGCGATCTGAACGCCACGATTCTGAATCAGATGGGAATCGATCACGAACGATTCACCTACCCGTTCCAAGGGCTGGACCAGCGTTTGACGGGCGTGGAAGAAGCTCGCGTCGTTCGCGAATTACTCGCGTAG
- a CDS encoding PSD1 and planctomycete cytochrome C domain-containing protein — protein sequence MIWNVFASCRTFGWIAATLFLASSVLADEPTQPAKIDFGRDIRPILSDNCFACHGPDEHDRKAGVRLDSAEGIADIIDQDDWQESLLIERVSTDDSDMIMPPTDFHKPLSPEQIKLLKQWVSEGAVYASHWAFTPPRRHELPSNIDQDDEAAGRDRIDQWIDVELQSMGLSSAGTADRRTLARRASLDLTGLPPTLERVEAFVADPSPEAYENYIEELLASPDYGEHMARFWLDLVRYGDTHGLHLDNYREMWPYRDWVIDAFNQNLSFDQFITRQLAGDLLPETDEAESLSNKIASGFNRLNVTTNEGGSIYDEVFARNVIDRTDSFGTIFLGLTTGCSVCHDHKFDPISQKDYFALSAFFNSLDGRAMDGNKKDHAPVIRVPSEEQSAELSQIASDIADLDREMAGPLLEVDAAQLQWQQSLASTEESVHANLMPVEVTTKNSGKFKQNEDGTVEWDGTPPAKEVMQLVSPLPAGTWQMLQLHAITDEEHPRVGTASNQNAVLSEIKIETRPDDQSDWVEIPIRSATATRAQDSDSFTVDKAIDGKIDATTGWAVGGHEATGDRTAWFVIPATEVPVSENESGQIRVSLHYESVHVSHMLRKVALSLHSSANQVPADQRIVLGESHLIGPLPIENVGKGLNETFAGEDQNKLDPTQAITLEDSEHQWQPRADIVSILPNELPTLDDSPSVSVVHQLIRSPSDQSVELMLGTDEGSVLFLNGKEIAKQKLGKRKDNEFQPLSNRHTLALKKGDNHLFIRHVNRSGPATLTFAIDSPSVQFAEPLTERLAALPAPTDNEESPSLDWRAARAFYREVVCDHPRWIALNDMRDGMRAMQDKIKGQIPTTLVWKETATPRDAFILERGLYDSPGEKVERAVPGFLPEFPEGAPNDRLGLSQWLLRKDHPLTARVAVNRFWQQLFGHGLVKSSEDFGSQGHLPSHPELLDELAIDFRESGWDVKEMMKRLVMTETYRRDATATSQMLAVDPSNRYFARGPRFRLDAETLRDQMLSVSGLLVTTRGGPSVKPPQPAGLWEAVGYTDSDTANFVPDEGEKTVRRSVYTFWKRTSAPAVMSTFDAPSRESCTARRERTNTPMQALLLLNETQAVEAARAMADEITASPTPDPSDWEAISRKRLQSAFQRVTLRPIETNELRSLERLLADLTEHYSVQLEEARLLVGAPDPELAAWTVVMNTLLNLDEVVCK from the coding sequence ATGATCTGGAACGTCTTCGCGTCCTGTCGCACCTTTGGATGGATCGCTGCCACGCTGTTCCTCGCAAGCTCCGTGTTGGCCGACGAACCAACCCAACCCGCCAAGATCGATTTCGGCCGCGACATTCGTCCAATTCTCTCGGACAATTGCTTCGCCTGCCATGGACCGGACGAGCACGACCGAAAAGCCGGGGTGCGATTGGATTCGGCCGAAGGAATCGCGGATATCATCGATCAAGATGACTGGCAGGAAAGCTTGCTGATCGAGCGGGTCTCAACCGACGATTCCGACATGATCATGCCGCCAACGGATTTCCACAAACCGTTGTCGCCCGAGCAAATCAAACTGCTCAAGCAATGGGTTTCCGAAGGAGCCGTTTACGCCTCGCACTGGGCGTTCACGCCACCTCGCCGTCACGAACTGCCCTCGAACATCGACCAAGACGACGAAGCAGCTGGCAGAGATCGAATTGACCAATGGATCGATGTCGAACTGCAATCCATGGGACTGTCCTCGGCAGGAACCGCCGATCGCAGAACCCTTGCCCGCCGCGCTTCGCTCGACCTGACCGGATTGCCTCCGACCCTGGAACGAGTCGAGGCTTTTGTCGCTGATCCATCCCCGGAAGCCTACGAAAATTACATCGAGGAACTGCTCGCTTCGCCTGACTACGGCGAACACATGGCTCGGTTTTGGTTGGACCTGGTCCGTTATGGCGACACCCACGGCTTGCACCTGGACAACTACCGCGAAATGTGGCCGTATCGCGACTGGGTGATCGATGCCTTCAATCAAAACCTGTCGTTTGATCAATTCATCACACGGCAACTCGCGGGCGATTTGTTGCCCGAAACCGACGAAGCGGAATCACTGAGCAACAAGATCGCCAGCGGTTTCAATCGGCTGAATGTGACGACCAACGAAGGTGGTTCCATCTACGACGAAGTCTTCGCTCGCAACGTCATCGATCGCACCGATTCGTTCGGCACGATTTTCCTTGGATTGACCACTGGATGCTCCGTCTGTCACGACCACAAATTCGACCCGATCTCCCAAAAAGATTACTTCGCGCTGTCGGCATTCTTCAATTCGCTGGACGGGCGAGCGATGGACGGCAACAAGAAAGATCATGCCCCTGTGATCCGTGTTCCCTCCGAAGAACAATCGGCTGAACTGTCGCAAATCGCATCCGACATCGCCGACCTGGATCGAGAAATGGCAGGTCCACTCCTGGAAGTGGATGCCGCTCAACTTCAATGGCAACAATCGCTGGCTTCGACCGAAGAATCGGTTCACGCGAATCTGATGCCCGTGGAAGTCACCACGAAGAACAGTGGCAAATTCAAACAGAACGAGGATGGCACCGTCGAATGGGACGGCACGCCGCCGGCCAAAGAAGTGATGCAACTTGTCTCGCCTCTGCCAGCGGGCACATGGCAAATGCTGCAATTGCACGCGATCACCGATGAAGAACATCCACGCGTCGGCACGGCGTCCAACCAAAACGCAGTGCTCAGCGAGATCAAAATTGAAACTCGCCCCGACGATCAATCGGACTGGGTCGAAATCCCAATCCGATCGGCAACCGCCACGCGAGCGCAAGACAGCGACAGTTTCACAGTGGACAAAGCGATCGACGGAAAGATCGATGCCACCACCGGTTGGGCTGTCGGCGGTCACGAAGCGACGGGCGACCGGACGGCTTGGTTCGTGATCCCCGCTACCGAAGTCCCCGTCTCAGAAAACGAGAGCGGCCAAATCCGAGTTTCGCTGCACTACGAGTCCGTGCACGTTTCTCACATGCTTCGCAAGGTTGCTCTCTCACTGCATTCTTCCGCGAATCAAGTGCCAGCGGACCAGCGAATCGTCTTGGGTGAATCGCATTTGATCGGCCCGCTTCCCATCGAGAACGTTGGCAAGGGCCTGAACGAAACTTTCGCAGGCGAGGACCAAAACAAATTGGATCCCACCCAAGCAATCACGCTCGAAGACAGCGAACACCAATGGCAACCTCGTGCGGACATCGTTTCGATTCTTCCCAACGAATTGCCCACCCTGGATGACTCACCGAGCGTGTCGGTGGTTCATCAACTCATCCGTTCGCCATCGGATCAATCGGTTGAGTTGATGCTGGGCACGGACGAGGGCAGCGTCCTGTTCCTCAACGGCAAAGAAATCGCCAAACAAAAACTCGGCAAACGCAAAGACAACGAGTTCCAACCTCTGAGCAACCGTCACACCCTGGCGTTGAAAAAGGGTGACAATCACTTGTTCATCCGACACGTCAACCGCAGCGGGCCTGCGACATTGACGTTTGCAATCGACTCGCCCAGCGTGCAGTTTGCCGAACCGTTGACGGAACGATTGGCCGCTCTGCCCGCCCCAACTGACAACGAAGAGTCGCCGAGTTTGGATTGGCGAGCCGCGCGAGCGTTCTACCGCGAAGTGGTTTGTGATCACCCCCGCTGGATCGCGCTCAATGACATGCGTGACGGCATGCGGGCGATGCAAGACAAGATCAAAGGCCAAATCCCCACGACGTTGGTTTGGAAAGAAACGGCCACCCCGCGTGACGCGTTCATCTTGGAACGTGGGCTGTATGATTCTCCCGGTGAAAAGGTGGAGCGAGCTGTGCCTGGCTTCCTGCCTGAATTCCCCGAAGGTGCTCCCAACGACCGTTTGGGACTATCCCAGTGGTTGCTTCGCAAGGACCATCCGCTGACCGCACGCGTTGCCGTCAATCGATTTTGGCAACAACTGTTTGGGCATGGTTTGGTCAAAAGCAGTGAAGACTTCGGTAGCCAAGGGCACCTGCCTTCGCACCCTGAATTGCTAGATGAATTGGCAATCGATTTTCGCGAGAGCGGATGGGACGTGAAGGAGATGATGAAGCGATTGGTGATGACCGAGACTTATCGCCGTGACGCGACAGCGACCAGCCAAATGCTGGCGGTGGACCCCAGCAATCGCTACTTCGCACGTGGCCCGAGATTTCGACTGGATGCGGAAACGCTCCGCGATCAAATGCTTTCTGTTTCCGGGTTGCTGGTCACCACGCGAGGTGGACCGAGCGTCAAACCACCTCAGCCCGCTGGGCTTTGGGAAGCGGTGGGTTACACAGACAGTGACACAGCCAACTTTGTGCCCGACGAAGGCGAAAAAACGGTTCGCCGGAGCGTCTACACGTTTTGGAAACGGACCAGCGCCCCGGCCGTGATGTCGACCTTCGACGCCCCCAGTCGCGAATCCTGCACCGCGCGTCGCGAACGAACCAACACGCCCATGCAAGCCTTGCTGTTGCTCAATGAAACGCAAGCGGTAGAGGCAGCTCGAGCCATGGCGGACGAGATCACCGCCTCGCCGACTCCCGATCCATCGGACTGGGAAGCGATCTCACGCAAGCGACTCCAGTCGGCTTTCCAACGCGTGACCCTCCGGCCGATCGAAACCAACGAACTGCGGTCGCTCGAACGCTTGTTGGCAGATTTAACCGAACACTATTCGGTCCAACTCGAGGAAGCCCGGCTGTTGGTCGGAGCCCCCGATCCTGAATTGGCCGCATGGACCGTCGTGATGAACACCCTTTTGAACCTGGACGAGGTGGTTTGCAAATGA